A stretch of DNA from Mycobacterium senriense:
GCGCGCAGTACGGCGACCACGGGTCGCGCTGTACTGATGGCGGCCGCGGTCTTGCGGTATGCCGTCATCGACACAATTTCGATGCGGTTGCCCGTCGGTGAGCTCATCGTACAGGCCTGGACCCTGCTCAAGGTGACGGCAGTTCCAGCGGTGCTGATGGCGGTGCCCTTCGGCGCGATGATCGCTGTCCAGGTGTCCGGCCTCGTCAACGAGGTGGGGGCAAACTCACTTATTGGGTCGGCAATCGGCGTGGGTGTGGTTCGTCAGGGCGCACCGATGACCGCGGGTTTGCTCATGGGTGGCGCCGCGGCGTCGGCGATCGCTGCCGACTTCGGGGCCAGAGCGATCCGCGAGGAACTCGACGCACTGAGAACACTCGGTATCGATCCGGTGCAGCGTCTGGTCGTGCCGCGCTTTCTGGCCCTGATCCTCATCGCGCCGATTTTGTGCACCATCGTCATCGCATCCGGCGTGGCAGCAGCCTTCACGATCTCGGTCACCGTCAATGACGTGACGCCCGGAAGCTTCTGGCTGTCATTCGGTTCGTTTGCGAAGATGGTCGACGTCTGGTTTGCGATGGGCAAGACCGTCACCTTCGCCGCGTTTGTCGCAATCATCTCCTCGATGCGGGGCATGGAGGCCAAGGGCGGGCCGCGTGGTGTGGCGGATGCGGTCAACGCCGCTGTCGTACTCAACGTCGTCTGCATCGTGACCGCAAATCTGGCGATCACTCAGCTGGAGACGATGTTCTTCCCCATGGCGGTGGCATAGTGGCGCAGCCGACACTGCCAGGCTCTCGCG
This window harbors:
- a CDS encoding MlaE family ABC transporter permease translates to MATETPTAATTHAGSANGDSGHRGALHRAPFGNGAPPDGWRAVLTQPGASVAKAASRVGTIPARSTATTGRAVLMAAAVLRYAVIDTISMRLPVGELIVQAWTLLKVTAVPAVLMAVPFGAMIAVQVSGLVNEVGANSLIGSAIGVGVVRQGAPMTAGLLMGGAAASAIAADFGARAIREELDALRTLGIDPVQRLVVPRFLALILIAPILCTIVIASGVAAAFTISVTVNDVTPGSFWLSFGSFAKMVDVWFAMGKTVTFAAFVAIISSMRGMEAKGGPRGVADAVNAAVVLNVVCIVTANLAITQLETMFFPMAVA